In Hwangdonia lutea, a single window of DNA contains:
- a CDS encoding DoxX family membrane protein, translated as MKKHTSLILRILVAVILIQTLRFKFTAHPDSVYIFKTVGLEPFGRIGIGILELIAGVLLLIPKTVWLGAGLTIGLMSGAIFMHLTLLGIEVNNDGGVLFFTAVITFVLASVILYRYRKNIPFFNKQV; from the coding sequence ATGAAAAAACACACATCGTTAATTTTAAGAATACTTGTGGCTGTTATTTTAATTCAAACCCTTCGTTTTAAATTTACAGCACATCCAGATAGTGTATATATTTTTAAAACGGTTGGGCTAGAACCTTTTGGGAGGATTGGCATAGGTATTTTAGAGCTTATTGCAGGGGTTTTGCTATTAATACCTAAAACCGTTTGGCTAGGTGCAGGTTTAACAATTGGTTTGATGTCTGGTGCCATTTTCATGCATTTAACACTACTTGGTATTGAGGTAAATAACGATGGAGGCGTTTTGTTTTTTACTGCCGTTATTACTTTTGTACTTGCTTCAGTTATTCTTTATCGCTACCGAAAAAACATCCCTTTCTTCAATAAACAAGTGTAA
- a CDS encoding bifunctional metallophosphatase/5'-nucleotidase encodes MKRRDFIQQATAGTALVTLGTLGLQSFTSAVKKTKITILHTNDVHSHIDAFGPDDGRNANKGGVARRAGLIESIRNENPNTLLMDAGDIFQGTPYFNYYGGELEFKLMSKLKYDAATIGNHDFDNGIEGLYTQLPHAEFEFVSSNYDFSNTIMDTHAKPYKIFKKDGIKIGVFGLGIELNGLVDPSMFKETKYLDPIETSQEMTRILKEDEQCDLIICLSHLGYNYRNSTTKISDLKLAAATKNIDLIIGGHTHTFLKKPTVVKNIEGKNMLVNQVGCYGINLGKIDFYFDANKNKAAQGTSIIV; translated from the coding sequence ATGAAACGCAGAGATTTTATACAACAAGCTACGGCTGGTACCGCATTGGTAACTCTTGGCACTTTAGGATTGCAGTCGTTTACTTCGGCCGTAAAAAAAACAAAAATCACTATTTTGCATACCAACGATGTGCACAGTCATATTGATGCTTTTGGTCCGGATGATGGCAGAAACGCCAATAAAGGCGGTGTAGCTAGAAGAGCGGGTTTAATTGAATCTATTAGAAACGAAAACCCAAATACCTTGCTTATGGACGCCGGCGATATTTTTCAGGGAACACCATATTTTAACTATTATGGTGGTGAATTGGAGTTTAAATTAATGAGTAAGCTAAAATACGATGCAGCAACCATTGGCAACCATGATTTTGACAACGGTATTGAAGGTCTTTACACCCAATTGCCACATGCCGAATTTGAATTTGTTTCGTCCAACTACGATTTTTCAAACACCATAATGGACACCCATGCAAAACCCTATAAAATCTTTAAAAAAGATGGAATTAAAATTGGTGTTTTTGGTTTGGGAATTGAGTTAAACGGTTTGGTTGACCCGTCGATGTTTAAGGAAACTAAATATTTGGATCCTATTGAAACGTCGCAAGAAATGACTAGAATTCTTAAAGAAGATGAGCAATGCGATTTAATAATCTGTTTATCGCATTTAGGCTATAATTATCGAAATAGCACAACCAAAATAAGTGATTTAAAACTGGCCGCGGCTACAAAAAACATCGATTTAATTATTGGCGGACACACCCATACTTTTTTGAAAAAACCGACCGTTGTAAAAAATATTGAAGGTAAAAATATGCTAGTTAACCAAGTGGGGTGTTATGGCATTAATCTTGGTAAAATAGACTTTTATTTTGATGCTAATAAAAACAAAGCGGCTCAAGGCACATCCATAATTGTTTAG